The following proteins come from a genomic window of Nitrospira sp.:
- a CDS encoding nucleotidyltransferase family protein has translation MNGKIRIAVPKERITAFCRKWKIVELALFGSVLRGDFRQDSDVDVLVTFSPDSDWGVEHLLDMKEELEALFGRSVDLVEKRLVEESRNYIRRKHILSHLETVYAA, from the coding sequence ATGAACGGAAAAATTCGGATCGCGGTGCCGAAAGAACGAATCACCGCGTTTTGTAGAAAATGGAAGATCGTTGAGCTCGCGCTCTTCGGCTCTGTGCTGAGAGGTGATTTTCGCCAGGATAGCGATGTGGATGTGCTCGTGACGTTCAGCCCAGATTCCGATTGGGGGGTGGAACATTTACTGGATATGAAAGAGGAATTGGAGGCACTGTTTGGGCGATCGGTCGATCTGGTTGAGAAACGATTAGTGGAAGAGAGCCGCAACTATATCCGCCGCAAACACATTCTGTCCCACCTGGAAACGGTGTATGCAGCGTGA
- a CDS encoding Cobalt-containing nitrile hydratase subunit alpha, producing the protein MSSLFEYDKDREAASAAKVRALEALLIKKGVLGSDSVDAVLRHFETVAGPFNGARIVARAWVDAEYKARLLEDTPKAIAELQFQGMTGAEGEHMKAVANSATVHNLIICTLCSCYPWPVLGLPPYWYKDPVFRSRGVREPRAVLREFGVTIPEDKEVKVWDSSAQIRWFVIPERPAHSEHLNEEQLAALVTPEAMMGVALVPSPPPA; encoded by the coding sequence ATGTCTTCACTCTTTGAATACGATAAGGATCGCGAGGCTGCCAGCGCCGCCAAAGTCCGCGCGCTGGAAGCGCTGCTGATCAAAAAGGGCGTACTAGGCAGCGATTCTGTCGATGCAGTGCTTCGTCATTTTGAAACCGTTGCCGGACCATTTAATGGTGCCCGTATCGTGGCGCGGGCATGGGTTGACGCGGAATATAAAGCTCGATTGTTGGAAGATACTCCGAAGGCCATCGCTGAGCTTCAATTTCAGGGGATGACCGGCGCAGAAGGCGAGCATATGAAGGCGGTCGCCAACAGTGCGACGGTGCATAATCTGATCATCTGCACCCTGTGCTCATGCTATCCGTGGCCAGTGCTGGGGCTACCACCTTACTGGTACAAAGATCCGGTGTTCCGTTCTCGCGGTGTGCGTGAACCACGCGCGGTACTCCGCGAGTTCGGTGTGACGATTCCGGAAGACAAGGAAGTCAAGGTATGGGACAGCAGTGCCCAGATCCGCTGGTTCGTCATTCCTGAACGGCCGGCTCACTCTGAACATCTGAACGAGGAACAACTCGCCGCACTGGTCACACCGGAAGCCATGATGGGAGTGGCGCTGGTTCCTTCTCCGCCCCCTGCCTAA
- a CDS encoding Cobalt-containing nitrile hydratase subunit beta: MRLQHYLGGLENLGPVNFFEKKVFMAEWEKRIFGIHTVMMAESVHLVKSLPKYPLSEVPTTFKDTWTWASLRIGAENMQPFEYFKYRYYERWLMGISQFFIDRGYVTAQELETLTEHYRAHPDSPLPEQPNPALKEQVVRYLHHGDSGLRAPVDLVRFAVGDTIYVADPKAADHTRLPGFLRNKKGTVTEVYPGVFEYFVSTGPDGLDGPQHVYCVSFLASDIWGPDKSEPNTVIYADLFEAYLKPAHSM; this comes from the coding sequence ATGAGACTTCAACATTACCTGGGCGGGCTGGAAAACCTCGGGCCGGTTAATTTCTTTGAGAAGAAAGTATTCATGGCGGAGTGGGAAAAGCGCATCTTCGGCATCCACACCGTGATGATGGCCGAAAGCGTCCACTTGGTTAAGTCCCTCCCGAAATATCCACTCTCGGAAGTCCCAACAACGTTCAAGGACACGTGGACTTGGGCTTCGCTGCGTATCGGCGCTGAAAACATGCAGCCGTTCGAATATTTCAAATATCGCTACTATGAAAGATGGCTGATGGGTATCAGTCAATTTTTTATTGATCGCGGCTATGTGACGGCTCAGGAATTGGAGACATTGACGGAACATTACCGGGCACATCCGGATTCCCCACTACCCGAGCAGCCCAACCCCGCGCTGAAAGAACAGGTGGTCCGGTACCTCCATCATGGCGATTCCGGTCTGCGCGCGCCCGTAGACCTGGTTCGCTTTGCTGTTGGGGATACGATCTATGTTGCAGATCCAAAAGCCGCTGATCACACCAGGCTGCCGGGTTTTTTGCGTAACAAGAAGGGAACGGTCACCGAAGTGTACCCGGGCGTGTTCGAATACTTTGTGTCGACTGGGCCGGATGGTCTGGATGGGCCGCAGCATGTGTATTGCGTGTCGTTTCTGGCCTCTGATATTTGGGGACCAGATAAAAGTGAACCCAACACGGTCATTTATGCCGATCTTTTTGAAGCCTATCTAAAACCTGCCCATTCAATGTAG
- a CDS encoding Metal chaperone, involved in Zn homeostasis yields MVTKKIPVTVISGYLGAGKTTLVNHLLAHKAGGEIGVIVNEFGEVGIDGDLIVADEEALIEIRNGCICCTVRTDLVAGVKFLLERSHRQLDRLIVETSGLADPAPVLQTFLADTDLLTRVELESVVTLVDAANFQRQIDDGVAREQIAFADLIVLNKVDLLDPDDIAPLERDLRTLNPIATFIRTVHSEVAADGLLGVHRFSLPNLLAIEPGILQDAHDHDHDNSITSCAVKTGDPLDPDRFNRWVNQLVQQQGQQLMRMKGVLNFHGEARQFYFHSVHMLLDAKPGRPWQSDEARQSRFVFIGRHLDGNALQSGFLDCVRDVSRRPVAHPVE; encoded by the coding sequence ATGGTTACAAAGAAAATACCTGTGACCGTTATCTCCGGGTATCTTGGTGCCGGCAAGACGACTCTCGTCAATCATTTGCTCGCGCACAAGGCTGGCGGAGAAATTGGCGTGATCGTCAATGAATTTGGAGAAGTGGGGATTGATGGCGACCTCATCGTCGCCGACGAAGAAGCCTTGATAGAGATACGCAACGGCTGCATCTGCTGTACCGTGCGCACCGACCTCGTGGCAGGTGTGAAGTTCCTCTTAGAACGCAGTCACCGCCAACTGGATCGTTTGATCGTTGAGACCTCAGGACTGGCCGACCCGGCGCCGGTGCTCCAGACCTTTCTGGCAGACACCGATCTGTTGACCCGCGTCGAACTGGAATCCGTCGTGACGCTGGTCGATGCCGCCAATTTCCAACGTCAGATCGACGATGGAGTTGCGCGGGAACAGATTGCCTTTGCCGACCTGATTGTGCTGAACAAAGTCGATCTGTTGGACCCTGATGATATCGCGCCATTGGAACGGGATCTGCGTACCCTCAACCCGATAGCGACTTTTATCCGAACTGTTCACTCCGAAGTGGCCGCTGATGGCCTGCTCGGTGTCCACCGGTTCTCATTGCCGAATCTGCTCGCCATCGAACCCGGTATTCTGCAGGACGCACATGACCATGACCATGACAATTCAATTACCTCCTGCGCCGTTAAAACCGGCGATCCGCTCGACCCGGACCGCTTCAATCGATGGGTCAATCAACTCGTTCAACAGCAGGGGCAACAGCTCATGCGCATGAAAGGGGTGCTGAATTTTCATGGCGAGGCGCGGCAGTTCTATTTTCACAGCGTACACATGCTGTTGGACGCGAAGCCGGGCCGACCCTGGCAGTCTGACGAGGCGCGCCAGAGCCGCTTCGTGTTCATCGGCCGCCATCTCGATGGTAACGCATTGCAGAGCGGATTTCTCGATTGCGTACGCGACGTATCTCGTCGTCCTGTCGCCCATCCTGTCGAGTAG
- a CDS encoding Programmed cell death toxin MazF translates to MSRRAYVPDRGDIVWLQFNPQAGHEQAGHRPALVLSPATYNRLSGLMLCCPMTSQKKGYPFEVVVADARDHPSVVLADQVKSLDWKVRKAVKKGTASSDVIAETLSKLQALL, encoded by the coding sequence GTGAGCCGGCGCGCTTATGTGCCGGATCGTGGCGATATTGTCTGGCTGCAGTTTAATCCCCAAGCGGGCCACGAACAGGCTGGACACCGGCCGGCGCTCGTTCTCTCACCCGCAACGTACAACCGGCTAAGCGGGCTGATGCTCTGTTGTCCGATGACCAGCCAGAAGAAGGGCTATCCATTCGAGGTTGTTGTCGCTGACGCGCGGGACCATCCGAGTGTGGTCCTTGCCGATCAGGTGAAGAGTCTCGATTGGAAAGTCCGGAAGGCTGTCAAGAAGGGGACGGCGTCGAGCGATGTCATTGCAGAGACCCTGAGCAAGCTCCAAGCCCTCCTCTAA